From Mobula birostris isolate sMobBir1 chromosome 8, sMobBir1.hap1, whole genome shotgun sequence, the proteins below share one genomic window:
- the bcl11aa gene encoding BCL11 transcription factor A a isoform X4 codes for MGGKDEPSSYTCTTCKQPFSSAWFLLQHAQNTHGFRIYLETEHGSPLTPRVGIPSGLGADCGPQPPLHGLHVADNSPFNLLRMSGPVSRETPGLVEGRFPPTPPLFSPPPRHHLDPHRMDRLSAEEMAMAAAHHNSAFDRVLRLNSIPIEPPSMDFSRRLRELAGNTSTPPLSPNRPSPMQRLLQPFQSTNKSPFLSTPPLPPLQSTAAPAQSVLKSKSCEFCGKTFKFQSNLIVHRRSHTGEKPYKCHLCDHACTQASKLKRHMKTHLHKSSPMTVKSDDGLSTASSPEPGTSDLVGSASSALKSVVAKYKSETDANMIPENGEEEEEEEEEEEEEEEEEEEEEETENENRSEFAFGVSLEGGRHHENSSRPIEEKSSLPEVMHNIAMNTMQHYGEAFHQVLVEKHKRTHLSSEAEVHRDTYDEDSVAGESDRTDDGTVNGRGSSPGESASGGISKKPILGSPTSLSPFSKRIKLEKDFDLPSAPLPPTDNVYSQWLAGYAASRQMKDPFLSFGDSRQSPFATSSEHSSENGSLRFSTPPGEMDGGISGRSGTGSGGSTPHITGPGPGRPSSKEGKRSDTCEFCGKIFKNCSNLTVHRRSHTGERPYKCDLCNYACAQSSKLTRHMKTHGQVGKDVYKCEICQMPFSVYSTLEKHMKKWHSERLLNNDIKTD; via the coding sequence GGAAGGATGAGCCGAGCAGTTACACTTGCACAACTTGCAAACAGCCATTCAGCAGCGCATGGTTTCTCCTCCAACATGCCCAGAACACCCATGGATTCCGAATTTACTTGGAGACTGAGCATGGAAGTCCCTTGACCCCACGGGTTGGCATTCCTTCAGGACTTGGGGCAGATTGTGGCCCTCAGCCCCCACTTCATGGACTTCATGTAGCAGATAATAGTCCTTTCAACCTGCTGAGAATGTCTGGGCCCGTCTCTCGGGAAACACCAGGGCTTGTAGAAGGCCGCTTCCCCCCTACGCCTCCGTTGTTTAGCCCTCCACCCCGGCATCACCTAGACCCCCATCGAATGGATCGGCTGAGTGCCGAGGAGATGGCTATGGCGGCAGCACATCACAACAGTGCCTTTGACAGGGTACTGCGTCTTAATTCCATACCTATTGAGCCACCATCAATGGATTTCTCTAGGAGACTTAGGGAATTAGCTGGCAATACCTCCACTCCTCCGTTGTCACCGAACAGGCCTAGTCCTATGCAAAGGCTATTGCAACCATTCCAATcaactaacaaatcccctttTCTCAGcacaccacccctcccacccctccaGTCCACAGCGGCTCCTGCCCAGAGTGTGCTCAAGTCCAAGTCTTGTGAATTCTGTGGGAAAACCTTTAAGTTTCAGAGTAACTTGATAGTGCACCGCCGAAGCCACACTGGTGAGAAACCATACAAGTGCCACCTATGTGATCATGCCTGCACTCAGGCCAGCAAGTTAAAGAGGCACATGAAAACACACTTACACAAGTCATCACCCATGACGGTCAAGTcggatgatggactctccactgcAAGCTCTCCTGAACCTGGTACTAGTGACCTTGTTGGCAGTGCCAGCAGTGCTCTCAAATCTGTGGTAGCCAAGTACAAGAGTGAAACCGATGCCAATATGATTCCAGAAAACggagaggaagaagaggaggaagaggaagaggaagaagaggaggaggaggaggaggaagaagaggaggaaaCCGAGAATGAAAATAGGTCTGAATTTGCCTTTGGTGTCAGTCTTGAGGGTGGGCGCCATCACGAGAACAGCTCAAGGCCCATAGAGGAGAAGAGCTCATTACCTGAAGTGATGCACAACATTGCCATGAATACCATGCAGCACTATGGTGAGGCCTTCCATCAAGTTCTTGTTGAAAAACACAAGCGGACTCATCTCTCCTCTGAAGCAGAAGTTCACAGAGACACTTATGATGAAGACTCGGTCGCTGGTGAATCTGATCGCACAGATGATGGTACAGTCAATGGGAGAGGTTCCTCTCCAGGTGAATCAGCTTCTGGGGGCATATCAAAAAAGCCTATCTTGGGTAGCCCGACATCCCTCAGCCCTTTTTCCAAACGCATTAAGCTTGAGAAAGACTTTGACCTGCCCTCAGCACCTTTGCCTCCCACAGATAATGTTTACTCACAGTGGCTTGCTGGTTATGCTGCCTCACGGCAGATGAAAGACCCATTCCTCAGCTTTGGAGACTCCAGACAATCGCCTTTTGCAACTTCATCAGAGCACTCTTCAGAAAATGGAAGTTTACGCTTTTCCACTCCTCCAGGAGAGATGGACGGTGGGATCTCAGGTCGGAGTGGCACAGGAAGTGGTGGCAGCACGCCCCACATCACTGGACCTGGCCCGGGAAGGCCCAGCTCCAAAGAGGGCAAGCGAAGTGACACATGTGAATTTTGCGGGAAAATCTTCAAGAACTGCAGCAATCTCACCGTCCACCGGAGAAGCCACACGGGCGAGAGACCGTACAAATGTGACCTGTGCAACTACGCCTGTGCCCAGAGTAGCAAGCTTACGCGACACATGAAAACGCACGGTCAGGTGGGGAAAGACGTTTACAAATGTGAAATTTGTCAGATGCCTTTTAGCGTGTATAGTACCCTCGAGAAACACATGAAAAAATGGCACAGTGAGCGCTTGTTAAATAATGATATAAAAACTGATTAG